Sequence from the Sanguibacter keddieii DSM 10542 genome:
TCCTGGTCCGCCGAGGCGGGAAGTCGTCACCGTCTGTGCGGCGTGTGGAGTCGGCACCGAGTCGACGGTGCCTGTGTGAAGCCTGTCGAACCCTGGCCGCCGCCGGAGCGGCGCGGGAGTGACTGGACGAGTCTAGTGGATGGTCTGGTCCAACTCGGACATCTGGATGGACAGACGACGACAGGGCCGGCAGCGCGTGTGCGCCACCGGCCCTGTCGGGTGTGTCATGCCTGCGAGACGGAACCGCCAGCAGCAAGGATCTTGTCCTTGGCGGAGCTCGAGAGACGGTCGACCGTCACGTCGAGCTTGACGGTGATCTCACCCGTGCCGAGGACCTTGACGAGCTCGCCCTTGCGGACTGCGCCCTTCGCGACAAGGTCGTCCACCGTGACGGATCCACCCTCGGGGTAGAGCGCCGACAGCTTCTCCAGGTTCACGACCTGGTACTCGGTGCGGAACGGGTTCTTGAAGCCACGGAGCTTCGGAAGCCGCATGTGCAGCGGCATCTGTCCACCCTCGAAGCGCTCAGGAACCTGGTAGCGGGCCTTCTGGCCCTTGGTCCCACGTCCCGCGGTCTTGCCCTTGGAGCCGTGACCGCGACCCACGCGGGTCTTGGCGGTCTTGGCGCCCGGAGCAGGACGCAGGTGGTGGACCTTGAGGGCCCCACCTGCACCGGCCGCGGCCACCGGCGCAGCGTCCTCGGCCTTGGCGGCCTTGGTCGTCTTCGCCTTGGGTGCTGCCTTGGCGGGAGCCTCGGCTGCAGACTTCGCAGCAGGCGCCTTCTTGGCAGCGGTCTTCTTCACGGGAGCGTCGGTCGCCTCGACGGCCGCGTCCTTCTTGTCTGACTTCTCAGCCATGATCACTCGACCTCCTCGACGGTGACGAGGTGCGCCACCGTGACGACCATCCCGCGAATCTCCGGGCGGTCCTCCTTCACGGCCGTGTCACCGATCCGCTTGAGGCCCAGAGTGCGCAGGGTGTCGCGCTGATTCTGCTTGCCGCCGATGGCGGACTTGACCTGGGTCACCTTGAGGCGGGCCATCATGCACCTGCCTCTGCTGCCGGAGCCTTGCCCGCTGCCTGCGCACGGAGCATGGCCGCCGGGGCGACGTGCTCGAGCGGGAGGCCGCGACGAGCAGCAACCTGCTCGGGAAGCTCGAGGCCGCGGAGCGCCGCCACCGTCGCGTGGACGATGTTGATGGCGTTCGAGGACCCGAGGGACTTCGACAGGACGTCGTGGATGCCGGCGCACTCGAGGACGGCGCGGACCGGACCACCGGCGATCACACCGGTACCCGGTGCGGCCGGACGGAGGAACACGACGCCTGCGGCTGCCTCGCCCGTGACGGGGTGAGGGACCGTGCCCTGGATGCGGGGAACCTTGAAGAAGTTCTTCTTGGCTTCCTCGACACCCTTGGCGATGGCGGCGGGAACTTCCTTGGCCTTGCCGTAGCCGACGCCGACGGTACCGTCGCCGTCACCCACCACGACGAGCGCGGTGAAGCTGAAGCGGCGGCCACCCTTGACGACCTTGGCGACACGGTTGATGGTGACGACGCGCTCGACGAAAGCACTCTTCTCGGCGGCGTCACCGCGGCGACCGTCTCCGCCGCGGCCTCCGCCGCGACGGTCGTTCCTACGGTCGTTGTTGTTGTTCTCAGTGGTGGCGCCGCCCGTGGGGGCGCCGGTGGTGCTGCGCTGCCCTGCAGCCATCAGAGAGTCCTTTGCTTCGATGCGGAAGTGGTTCGCGTCATCACAGGGCCAGACCGCCTTCGCGGGCCCCGTCGGCGACTGCTGCCACTCGGCCGTGGTACTTGTTGCCCCCGCGGTCGAACACGACTGCCTCGACGCCGGCAGCCTTGGCACGCTCGGCGACGAGCTCGCCGATCTTGCGGGCCTTGGCCGTCTTGTCGCCGTCGAAGGCGCGCAGGTCGGCCTCGAGGGTCGAAGCCGAGGCGACGGTCTTGCCGACCGTGTCGTCGACGACCTGAGCGGTCATGTGACGAGCGGAGCGGGTAACCACCAGACGCGGCTGAGCAGCCGTGCCTGAGATCTTCTTGCGCAGGCGCAGGTGACGGCGCTGACGCGCGACTGCCTTGCCCTTGCCCATGATCTTGAGAGCCATGGTTACTTACCAGCCTTTCCGGCCTTGCGACGGACGATCTCGCCCGCGTAACGCACGCCCTTGCCCTTGTAGGGCTCCGGCTTGCGGATCTTGCGGATGTTCGCGGCGACCTCGCCCACCTGCTGCTTGTCGATGCCGCTGACCGAGAACTTGGTCGGCGCCTCGACGGCGAAGGTGATGCCCTCGGGGGCCGAGATGACCACCGGGTGGCTGAAGCCGAGCGCGAACTCGAGCTCGGAACCCTTGGCCGTCACGCGGTAACCGGTGCCGACGATCTCGAGCTTCTTCTCGTAGCCCTCGGTCACACCGGTGATGATGTTGGCGAGGAGCGTACGGGTGAGCCCGTGCAGGGCGCGTGAGGTGCGCTCGTCGTTGGGACGGGTGACCGCGAGGGCACCGTCCTCAGCGAGCGAGACCTCGATGGGGGCGGGGATGACGTGCTCGAGGGTTCCCTTGGGACCCTTGACCGTCACCAGCGCTCCGCTGATGCTGACGTCCACACCGGACGGAACCGGGACGGGGACTTTGCCGATACGGGACATGGCTAACTTCCTCTCCGTCTTCCGATTACCAGACGTAGGCGAGGACTTCCCCACCCACGCCCTTCTGTGCGGCCTGCTTGTCGGTCAGGAGGCCTGAGGACGTGGACAGGATCGCCACACCCAGACCGCCGAGGACCTTCGGCAGGTTCGTGGACTTCGCGTACACACGAAGGCCAGGCTTCGAGATACGGCGGATGCCGGCGAGCGAACGCTCGCGGCTCGGGCCGAACTTCAGCTGGATGGTGAGGTACTTGCCCACGGGCGCGTCCTCGACGGTCCAGCCGGAGATGTATCCCTCGGCCTGCAAAATCTCAGCAATGTGCGACTTCAGCTTCGAGAACGGCATCTGAACCGTCTCGTGGTAAGCCGAGTTCGCGTTACGCAGACGCGTGAGCATGTCTGCGATCGGGTCGGTCATCGTCATTGGGCTGTAGCCCTTCCTCGCCGGGGTATCCGGTACGTGCCACGAGGGGCACCGCCGGACCTACGACGTAGTTGTTACCAGCTGCTCTTGGTGACGCCGGGAAGCTCGCCGCGGTGCGCCATCTCGCGCACGCAGATACGGCAGAGCCCGAACTTGCGGTACACAGAGTGCGGGCGACCGCACTTCTGGCACCGGGTGTAAGCGCGAACCGCGAACTTGGGCTTTGCGGCTGCCTTGTTGACCAGGGCCTTCTTCGCCATGTCAGAGCTCCTTGAAGGGGAAGCCGAGACGCTTCAGGAGCGAACGGCCCTCAGCGTCGGTGGTCGCGGTCGTCACGATGGTGATGTCCATACCGCGAACGCGGTCGACCTTGTCGGGGTCGATCTCGTGGAACATGGACTGCTCGTTCAGACCGAACGTGTAGTTGCCGTGACCGTCGAACTGCTTGGGCGAGAGCCCACGGAAGTCACGGATACGCGGGAGCGCGATCGACAGCAGACGGTCGGCGAACTCCCACATGCGGTCGCCACGCAGCGTGACGTGGGCGCCGATGGGCATACCCTCACGCAGCTTGAACTGGGCGATCGACTTGCGGGCCTTCGTGACCTGCGGCTTCTGACCGGTGATGGCCGTGAGGTCGCGGATGGCGCCCTCGATCAGCTTGGCGTCCTTCGCAGCGTCTCCGACACCCATGTTGACGACGATCTTCGTGAGACCGGCGACCTGGTTGACGTTCTCGTGCGAGAACTCCTCGTGGAGCGCCGGGAGGATCTCCGCGGCGTAGCGGGCCTTGAGGCGAGGCTGTGCCTTCGCGTACGTCTCGGTGCTCATCAGATGTCCTTCGCGGTGTCGCCGTGACCGCGCGTCACGCGGACACGGACCGTACGAGTACGACCGTCGCGCTCGACCTGCTCGGTGCGGGCACCGATGCGCTTGCCGCGCTTGGCCTCGGCGTCGTAGAACTGCACGTTGCTGACGTGGATCGGGGCCTCGACGGACTCGATCCCGCCCGTGCGGGTCCCACGCTGGGTCTGGCCGACCTTGACGTGCTT
This genomic interval carries:
- the rplR gene encoding 50S ribosomal protein L18 encodes the protein MALKIMGKGKAVARQRRHLRLRKKISGTAAQPRLVVTRSARHMTAQVVDDTVGKTVASASTLEADLRAFDGDKTAKARKIGELVAERAKAAGVEAVVFDRGGNKYHGRVAAVADGAREGGLAL
- the rpsH gene encoding 30S ribosomal protein S8, whose amino-acid sequence is MTMTDPIADMLTRLRNANSAYHETVQMPFSKLKSHIAEILQAEGYISGWTVEDAPVGKYLTIQLKFGPSRERSLAGIRRISKPGLRVYAKSTNLPKVLGGLGVAILSTSSGLLTDKQAAQKGVGGEVLAYVW
- the rpmD gene encoding 50S ribosomal protein L30; translation: MARLKVTQVKSAIGGKQNQRDTLRTLGLKRIGDTAVKEDRPEIRGMVVTVAHLVTVEEVE
- a CDS encoding type Z 30S ribosomal protein S14, encoding MAKKALVNKAAAKPKFAVRAYTRCQKCGRPHSVYRKFGLCRICVREMAHRGELPGVTKSSW
- the rplO gene encoding 50S ribosomal protein L15; translation: MAEKSDKKDAAVEATDAPVKKTAAKKAPAAKSAAEAPAKAAPKAKTTKAAKAEDAAPVAAAGAGGALKVHHLRPAPGAKTAKTRVGRGHGSKGKTAGRGTKGQKARYQVPERFEGGQMPLHMRLPKLRGFKNPFRTEYQVVNLEKLSALYPEGGSVTVDDLVAKGAVRKGELVKVLGTGEITVKLDVTVDRLSSSAKDKILAAGGSVSQA
- the rplF gene encoding 50S ribosomal protein L6, which translates into the protein MSRIGKVPVPVPSGVDVSISGALVTVKGPKGTLEHVIPAPIEVSLAEDGALAVTRPNDERTSRALHGLTRTLLANIITGVTEGYEKKLEIVGTGYRVTAKGSELEFALGFSHPVVISAPEGITFAVEAPTKFSVSGIDKQQVGEVAANIRKIRKPEPYKGKGVRYAGEIVRRKAGKAGK
- the rpsE gene encoding 30S ribosomal protein S5; its protein translation is MAAGQRSTTGAPTGGATTENNNNDRRNDRRGGGRGGDGRRGDAAEKSAFVERVVTINRVAKVVKGGRRFSFTALVVVGDGDGTVGVGYGKAKEVPAAIAKGVEEAKKNFFKVPRIQGTVPHPVTGEAAAGVVFLRPAAPGTGVIAGGPVRAVLECAGIHDVLSKSLGSSNAINIVHATVAALRGLELPEQVAARRGLPLEHVAPAAMLRAQAAGKAPAAEAGA
- the rplX gene encoding 50S ribosomal protein L24 codes for the protein MAKIKKGDTVIVIAGRDKGKTGRVLEVLTDSDRVIVEGVQRVTKHVKVGQTQRGTRTGGIESVEAPIHVSNVQFYDAEAKRGKRIGARTEQVERDGRTRTVRVRVTRGHGDTAKDI
- the rplE gene encoding 50S ribosomal protein L5, whose protein sequence is MSTETYAKAQPRLKARYAAEILPALHEEFSHENVNQVAGLTKIVVNMGVGDAAKDAKLIEGAIRDLTAITGQKPQVTKARKSIAQFKLREGMPIGAHVTLRGDRMWEFADRLLSIALPRIRDFRGLSPKQFDGHGNYTFGLNEQSMFHEIDPDKVDRVRGMDITIVTTATTDAEGRSLLKRLGFPFKEL